CGGAAAGTTTCCACTGTTTAAGTAATACAGTGAAAATGCCCCACCAAATCGCACTAATAAAAAGAAGTAAATCCCCCACGCCAAAAGCAGAAGCATTACCTTGCAACATCAAAACGCTCATGAGAGCCAAGGCAGTGATCATAATGGCCAGACTAATCCATGTATGTTTATCAAATGGTTGCCTAAATAAAATGTATGCCGCAATTGCAGTACAAATAGGAATACAACCATTTAAAAAAATTGCAGCGTGCGCAGCAGGCGCGTAGAGAAACGCTGTGTAGACGGTAAGACAATAAATGACCCCGCCAATGAGCGCCAAAATAACGGCGTGCTTACTCCATAAAAAAGCGAGATCTTTCTTATAGATCAGAATAGGCATCAAAATTAGGAAAGCAATAGCAAAGCGCAGTGCAGCAATGTCCCAGGCACTGATGTGCCACTGTGCATTTAAACGGGCAAAAAGTGTAAACCCGCCCCAAATGCACATGGTCACCAATACAAAAAAATAACCTTGCTTACGGGGAGACATATCAAGACTGCTTAGAAACTAGAAAGGCAGCTAGATTATACCTCAGAACGCTGACGACAAGCCTCATAAAGTGCCATACCCGTTGCCACGCTCACATTGAGGCTTTGTAAATTTCCAGACATCGGAATATAAACTTTATGGTCACACTGTGCCTGTGTAATTGGGCGCAAACCTGTATCTTCGGCTCCCATAACAATCACAACTGGGCCGGAGAAGTCACATTTTTGAATTGGCATTGCACTTTCATCAAGCATAGTACCAATCACACGCGTATGAGTCGTCTCTTTCAAATGGGCTAATGTACGAGCCAAGTTTGTGACTTGAATGAATTTAACTTTTTCGGCTCCACCCGCTGCAACTTTACGCGCTGTGGGAGTTAAGCTTGCCGAACGATCACGAGGCACAATCACTGCTTGCACGCCCATTGCAGCGGCTGTACGAATGCAGGCCCCTAAGTTGTGCGGGTCTGTCACCTGATCTAGTGCCAATAACAAT
This genomic stretch from Acinetobacter pittii harbors:
- a CDS encoding DMT family transporter; amino-acid sequence: MSPRKQGYFFVLVTMCIWGGFTLFARLNAQWHISAWDIAALRFAIAFLILMPILIYKKDLAFLWSKHAVILALIGGVIYCLTVYTAFLYAPAAHAAIFLNGCIPICTAIAAYILFRQPFDKHTWISLAIMITALALMSVLMLQGNASAFGVGDLLLFISAIWWGIFTVLLKQWKLSAWHSMASVAIWSAIIYLPIYALFLPKHFMEVSPVHLAIQGIFHGVFVVIIATLTYVAAIQRLGAFKTGSIVTLAPFIAAILAVPLLGESLSPSIVVGLVGMGIGALQPWRWFRQDSLAQKIQQQNKQD
- the rlmB gene encoding 23S rRNA (guanosine(2251)-2'-O)-methyltransferase RlmB; this translates as MAKPEYYYGVHSVESLLELEPERVLTLFTLKGRDDQRLQKILQLAEPFGISVQKASRDSLEKLAGLPFHQGVVAAVRPHPTLNEKDLDQILAETPDALLLALDQVTDPHNLGACIRTAAAMGVQAVIVPRDRSASLTPTARKVAAGGAEKVKFIQVTNLARTLAHLKETTHTRVIGTMLDESAMPIQKCDFSGPVVIVMGAEDTGLRPITQAQCDHKVYIPMSGNLQSLNVSVATGMALYEACRQRSEV